In Acidovorax sp. 106, the following proteins share a genomic window:
- a CDS encoding EAL domain-containing protein, whose translation MPASIPPPGDPANAATQPAQAPLPELANGPLRNALDCSDNAIAMTNSDRQVVYVNHGFTRLFGFSMDDIRGKYLSDMLQGPHTHQGLTEAIRTGLRLHGHYHGDALIYSSDGQPRWVSMVVNAADEAVGGPGGSITVLTDITLTKMHEVLQKRVLESMVSETSLPALMAQVCKEVEGIAPEVTASILAVDANGRIHPLAAPGLPQDICAALDGLPIGPSAGSCGTAAYWGMPVVTTDIATDPRWDNYRALFLPTGLQACWSSPIRDHQGLVIGTFAFYFREPREPNALHQSLVQVCLHLCALAIERDAARQRIHQLAFFDALTGLPNRAMFRSNAERALSQMERDHQSGALLFVDLDRFKQVNDTQGHAAGDALLREVAQRLGECVRAQDGIGRLSGDEFVLLLSNCSSQQAVQMAQRVLSSIARPVDIQGQVNLPSASIGIAIYPDDGTDIDTLLLHADQAMYQAKSDHLHSLQLFSLEMNRRAQERVAMERALRQALEQRQLTLHYQPQTTAAPVLTLHGVEALARWSHPEWGAISPAQFIPLAEETGLIHPLTQWLVDEACTQLTAWRAAGLVVPHVALNLSGRSFHQKGFAQSISATLLQHGLSAQDLMLEITESVVMDGRTVTQENIEQLSQQGFKLSLDDFGTGYSSLSYLHRLPIAELKLDKSFVQDLEHGETARALIISVLSIAKSLHMTVVAEGVETQQQCAWLKEHGCEVMQGYLLGRPMPAEMLAEWMPGANTSCCG comes from the coding sequence ATGCCAGCCTCCATACCGCCCCCCGGAGACCCAGCCAACGCCGCCACGCAGCCCGCGCAGGCTCCATTGCCGGAGCTAGCCAATGGCCCTTTGCGCAACGCACTGGACTGCAGCGACAACGCCATCGCCATGACCAATAGCGATCGCCAGGTCGTTTACGTCAACCACGGCTTCACGCGCCTGTTTGGTTTCAGCATGGATGACATTCGTGGCAAATATCTCAGCGACATGCTGCAGGGGCCGCACACACACCAAGGACTGACCGAAGCCATTCGCACCGGGCTGCGGCTGCACGGGCACTACCATGGCGACGCACTCATTTACAGCAGCGACGGCCAGCCCCGCTGGGTATCCATGGTGGTCAATGCGGCCGACGAAGCCGTGGGAGGGCCAGGCGGCTCTATCACGGTCTTGACCGACATCACACTCACCAAAATGCACGAAGTGCTGCAAAAGCGCGTGCTCGAGAGCATGGTCAGCGAAACCAGCCTTCCCGCGCTGATGGCCCAGGTGTGCAAAGAGGTCGAAGGCATTGCCCCTGAAGTCACGGCCTCCATCTTGGCGGTGGATGCCAATGGCCGGATACACCCACTGGCCGCCCCCGGTTTACCGCAAGACATTTGCGCAGCGCTGGATGGCCTGCCCATCGGCCCCAGTGCGGGGTCTTGCGGCACGGCCGCCTATTGGGGCATGCCGGTGGTCACCACCGACATAGCCACCGACCCACGCTGGGACAACTACCGCGCCCTCTTCCTGCCCACAGGCCTCCAAGCCTGCTGGTCCAGCCCTATCCGTGATCACCAAGGCCTTGTCATAGGTACTTTCGCCTTCTACTTCAGGGAGCCGCGCGAGCCCAACGCACTGCACCAAAGCCTGGTGCAGGTATGCCTGCACCTGTGCGCCTTGGCCATCGAGCGCGATGCTGCGCGCCAGCGCATCCACCAACTGGCCTTTTTTGATGCACTCACCGGCCTGCCCAACCGTGCCATGTTCCGCAGCAATGCCGAGCGGGCCCTGTCCCAGATGGAGCGAGACCACCAAAGCGGTGCCTTGCTGTTCGTGGACTTGGACCGGTTCAAACAGGTGAATGACACCCAAGGCCACGCAGCAGGCGATGCACTGCTGCGCGAAGTGGCACAACGCCTGGGCGAGTGCGTGCGCGCACAAGACGGTATTGGGCGCCTGTCAGGCGATGAATTTGTGCTGCTGCTGTCCAACTGCAGTAGCCAGCAAGCGGTGCAAATGGCCCAGCGCGTGTTGTCCAGCATCGCCCGCCCGGTGGACATCCAGGGCCAGGTCAACCTGCCCAGCGCCAGCATCGGTATTGCCATCTACCCAGACGACGGCACTGACATCGACACCCTGCTGCTGCACGCTGACCAGGCCATGTACCAGGCCAAAAGCGATCATCTGCACAGCCTGCAGCTCTTTAGCCTGGAGATGAACCGCCGCGCCCAAGAACGCGTCGCAATGGAAAGGGCCTTGCGCCAGGCCCTGGAACAGCGGCAACTCACCCTGCACTACCAGCCGCAGACCACAGCGGCCCCGGTACTCACCTTGCACGGCGTGGAAGCCCTTGCACGCTGGAGCCACCCCGAATGGGGAGCCATCTCGCCAGCCCAGTTCATCCCACTGGCCGAAGAAACGGGGTTGATCCACCCTCTGACGCAATGGCTGGTGGACGAGGCCTGCACGCAACTCACGGCCTGGCGCGCTGCAGGCCTGGTGGTGCCACATGTCGCACTGAACCTGTCGGGCCGCAGCTTCCACCAAAAAGGCTTTGCGCAAAGCATCAGCGCAACCCTGCTCCAGCACGGGCTCAGCGCCCAAGACCTGATGCTGGAGATTACCGAGAGTGTGGTGATGGATGGCCGCACCGTCACCCAGGAGAACATCGAGCAGCTCAGCCAGCAGGGCTTCAAGCTATCGCTGGATGACTTTGGCACGGGGTATTCCAGCCTGAGCTACCTGCACCGCCTGCCCATTGCCGAACTCAAGTTGGACAAATCGTTTGTGCAAGACCTTGAGCACGGCGAAACGGCCCGAGCGTTGATCATCTCAGTGCTCAGCATCGCCAAAAGTCTGCACATGACGGTAGTTGCCGAAGGGGTCGAAACCCAGCAGCAATGCGCTTGGCTCAAAGAGCATGGCTGTGAAGTGATGCAGGGCTATTTGCTGGGCCGCCCCATGCCAGCAGAGATGCTGGCCGAATGGATGCCTGGCGCCAACACCAGCTGTTGCGGCTGA
- a CDS encoding CBS domain-containing protein, with translation MKVSDILRVKGNTLYTVTPDEPLADAAQVMAEKDIGSLVVMELGDLVGMLTFREVIQAVVRNGGSVGTLRVRSAMDDAPLTCTLETEMDEVRRMMLDRHARYMPVMDKRMLMGVISFYDVAKAVVDSQNFENQMLKAYIRDWPAEDDAKD, from the coding sequence ATGAAAGTCAGCGACATCCTTCGCGTCAAAGGAAACACCCTCTACACCGTGACCCCAGACGAGCCCCTGGCCGACGCCGCTCAGGTGATGGCCGAGAAAGACATTGGCTCGCTGGTGGTGATGGAGTTGGGTGACCTGGTGGGCATGCTCACCTTCCGCGAGGTGATTCAGGCCGTGGTGCGCAATGGGGGCTCGGTGGGCACGCTGCGGGTGCGCTCGGCCATGGACGATGCGCCGCTGACCTGCACGCTGGAGACCGAGATGGACGAGGTGCGCCGCATGATGCTGGACCGCCACGCCCGCTACATGCCCGTGATGGACAAGCGCATGCTCATGGGCGTCATCAGCTTCTACGACGTGGCCAAGGCCGTGGTGGACAGCCAGAATTTTGAAAACCAGATGCTCAAGGCCTACATCCGCGACTGGCCCGCAGAGGACGATGCCAAGGACTGA
- a CDS encoding O-acetylhomoserine aminocarboxypropyltransferase, which yields MPGYSDPGFDTLALHAGAVPDPATGARAVPIHLTTSFVFESSEHAASLFNLERPGHVYSRISNPTNAVLEQRVAALEGGVGAIAVASGQAALHLAIATLMGAGSHIVASTALYGGSQNLLHYTLSRFGIETTFVKPGDIDGWRAAVRPNTKLFFGETVGNPGLDVLDIPTISAIAHEAGVPLLVDSTLTSPWLMKPLEHGADLVYHSATKFLSGHGTVVGGIVVDGGSFDWDGPRAAGRFAELTAPYAGFHNMVFTEESSVGAFLLRARREGLRDFGACMSPHTAWLILQGIETLPLRMERHMRNTARVVEFLASQPFVSRVGHPMLESHPSHTLAQKLLPRGAGSVFSFDLKGNREQGKKFIETLQVFSHLANVGDCRSLVIHPASTTHFRMSDEALVQAGITQGTIRLSIGLEDADDLIDDLKRALKAAEKAGV from the coding sequence ATGCCCGGATATTCAGACCCCGGCTTTGACACGCTCGCCTTGCACGCTGGCGCCGTGCCCGACCCCGCCACTGGTGCGCGTGCGGTGCCCATCCACCTGACCACCTCGTTCGTGTTCGAGTCGAGCGAACACGCCGCCTCGCTGTTCAACCTGGAGCGGCCCGGCCATGTGTACAGCCGCATCAGCAACCCCACCAACGCAGTGCTGGAGCAGCGCGTAGCGGCCCTGGAAGGCGGCGTGGGCGCCATTGCCGTGGCCAGCGGCCAGGCCGCGCTGCACCTGGCCATTGCCACGCTGATGGGCGCGGGCAGCCACATTGTGGCCAGCACGGCGCTGTACGGCGGCAGCCAGAACCTGCTGCACTACACGCTGAGCCGTTTCGGTATTGAAACCACGTTTGTGAAGCCCGGCGACATCGACGGCTGGCGCGCGGCCGTGCGGCCCAACACCAAACTGTTCTTTGGCGAGACCGTAGGCAACCCCGGCCTAGATGTGCTGGACATTCCCACCATCAGCGCGATTGCGCACGAGGCCGGGGTGCCGCTGCTGGTCGACTCGACCCTCACCTCGCCCTGGCTGATGAAGCCGCTCGAGCATGGGGCCGATCTGGTCTACCACTCGGCCACCAAGTTCCTCTCGGGCCACGGCACCGTGGTGGGCGGCATTGTGGTGGACGGCGGCAGCTTTGACTGGGATGGCCCGCGCGCGGCGGGCCGCTTTGCCGAACTCACGGCCCCCTACGCGGGCTTTCACAACATGGTGTTCACCGAAGAAAGCTCGGTGGGCGCCTTTTTGCTGCGTGCGCGGCGCGAGGGCCTGCGCGACTTTGGCGCCTGCATGAGCCCGCACACGGCCTGGCTCATTTTGCAGGGCATTGAGACCCTGCCCCTGCGCATGGAGCGCCACATGCGCAACACCGCGCGGGTGGTGGAATTTCTGGCCAGCCAGCCCTTCGTGTCGCGCGTGGGCCACCCCATGCTCGAATCGCACCCCAGCCATACGCTCGCGCAAAAGCTGTTGCCGCGCGGCGCGGGCTCGGTGTTCAGTTTTGACCTCAAGGGCAACCGCGAGCAAGGCAAGAAGTTCATAGAAACCCTCCAGGTCTTCAGCCACCTGGCCAACGTGGGCGACTGCCGCAGCCTGGTCATTCACCCCGCCAGCACCACACACTTCCGAATGAGCGACGAGGCGCTGGTGCAGGCCGGCATCACGCAGGGCACCATCCGCCTGTCCATTGGCCTGGAAGATGCCGACGACCTCATCGACGACCTGAAGCGCGCACTCAAAGCCGCCGAGAAAGCGGGGGTCTGA
- a CDS encoding alpha/beta fold hydrolase: protein MYTTVNGHSTFCYTGGKPFDAAKPTVVMVHGVLNDHSVWALQSRYLAHHGFNVLAVDLPGHCKSAGDAPATVEQAADFIVALLDALGISRAALVGHSWGSLIALQAAAQLGERATHLALVGTAYPMKVSPALLESALNEPEKALHMVNVFSRCSLASPSGAGFWVFGAGMALGRKVLRSNPAVNVFHRGFNACNTYANGEQAMAHVTCPVLFALGEQDQMTPAKAAQTLVKAAQAAGKAVQVKHLPSGHNEMTEAPEETLAALRDFLAQ, encoded by the coding sequence ATGTACACCACCGTCAACGGACACAGCACCTTCTGCTACACCGGCGGCAAGCCCTTCGATGCCGCCAAGCCCACCGTGGTCATGGTCCACGGCGTGCTCAACGACCACAGCGTGTGGGCCTTGCAAAGCCGCTACCTGGCACACCACGGCTTCAACGTGCTGGCGGTGGACCTGCCCGGCCACTGCAAAAGCGCGGGCGACGCGCCCGCCACGGTGGAGCAGGCGGCCGACTTCATCGTGGCGCTGCTCGATGCCCTGGGCATTTCCCGCGCTGCGCTGGTGGGCCACAGCTGGGGCTCGCTCATTGCGCTGCAGGCCGCCGCCCAGCTGGGCGAGCGCGCCACGCACCTGGCCCTGGTGGGCACAGCCTACCCGATGAAGGTCTCGCCCGCGCTGCTCGAATCGGCGCTGAACGAGCCTGAAAAAGCCCTGCACATGGTCAACGTGTTCTCGCGCTGCTCGCTGGCATCGCCCTCGGGCGCGGGGTTCTGGGTGTTTGGCGCGGGCATGGCGCTGGGGCGCAAGGTGCTGCGCAGCAACCCTGCGGTCAACGTGTTCCACCGGGGCTTTAATGCCTGCAACACCTACGCCAACGGCGAGCAGGCCATGGCGCACGTCACCTGCCCGGTGCTGTTTGCCCTGGGCGAGCAAGACCAGATGACCCCGGCCAAAGCGGCGCAAACCCTGGTGAAGGCCGCTCAAGCCGCTGGCAAAGCGGTGCAGGTCAAGCACCTGCCCAGCGGCCACAACGAAATGACCGAAGCCCCGGAGGAGACGCTGGCAGCGCTGCGCGATTTTCTGGCGCAGTAA
- a CDS encoding DUF2157 domain-containing protein: MNLRTAWLALVQHHALDRPAALQLESLAPWHEPPPQLQRHLWRTVAVLAAALGGLGIVMWIASNWDTLGRPARFALLQGFVAVMYAGALWRAAARVPLGILALLGTGALFAYFGQTYQTGADPWQLFAWWAVLTLPLAVAGRSDALWAPWVLVATTGIALWAQAHTGHRWRVLPQDLGVHLLALSAALGVTAAMLPLPALQRVTGAGLWSLRTAGALAITLVTTTALPALFHSPVAPHYALGLLLLAGTAAVTGQRRCFDLFLLSASTLGLNVLLVTGLASLLLEGSRGDLIGGLLMVGLMAAGLLAGSVQLVMRMARNAQAQAQAQALDPQAQPAHHSATTHADASKDNA, translated from the coding sequence ATGAACCTGCGCACCGCTTGGCTGGCCCTTGTCCAGCACCACGCGCTGGACCGCCCCGCCGCGCTCCAGCTCGAATCTCTGGCCCCCTGGCACGAGCCCCCGCCCCAACTGCAGCGCCACCTGTGGCGCACCGTGGCCGTGCTGGCGGCCGCCTTGGGTGGCCTGGGCATCGTGATGTGGATTGCATCGAACTGGGACACGCTGGGCCGCCCCGCCCGCTTCGCCCTGCTGCAAGGCTTTGTGGCCGTGATGTATGCCGGGGCGCTGTGGCGTGCGGCGGCGCGGGTGCCGCTGGGCATATTGGCGCTGCTGGGCACCGGGGCACTGTTTGCCTACTTCGGGCAAACGTACCAAACCGGGGCCGACCCCTGGCAGCTGTTTGCCTGGTGGGCCGTGTTGACGCTGCCCCTGGCCGTGGCCGGGCGCAGCGATGCGCTGTGGGCCCCGTGGGTGCTGGTGGCCACCACCGGCATTGCACTGTGGGCGCAGGCCCACACCGGCCACCGCTGGCGCGTGCTGCCCCAGGACCTGGGCGTGCACCTGCTGGCGCTGTCGGCGGCGCTGGGCGTCACGGCCGCCATGCTGCCCCTGCCCGCATTGCAGCGCGTGACTGGCGCCGGGCTGTGGTCCTTGCGCACCGCAGGCGCGCTGGCCATCACCCTGGTCACCACCACGGCCCTGCCCGCGCTGTTCCACTCGCCGGTGGCGCCGCACTACGCGCTGGGCTTGCTGTTGCTGGCGGGCACTGCGGCCGTCACGGGGCAGCGCCGGTGTTTTGACCTGTTCTTGCTCAGTGCCTCCACGCTGGGGCTGAACGTGCTGCTGGTCACCGGGCTGGCTAGCTTGCTTCTGGAGGGCTCGCGCGGCGATTTGATAGGCGGGCTGCTGATGGTGGGCCTGATGGCCGCAGGTTTGCTGGCAGGCAGCGTGCAGCTGGTGATGCGCATGGCGCGCAATGCCCAGGCCCAGGCCCAGGCCCAGGCCCTGGACCCGCAGGCCCAGCCAGCCCACCACAGCGCCACTACGCACGCAGACGCCTCCAAGGACAACGCATGA
- a CDS encoding GDYXXLXY domain-containing protein produces the protein MSQTAMPHTDNAQADNDLPGSPLEKILHSARALGLLPANAQPPADPGRPWPVVLLTLLGAWLAALPVLAIFALFAGRWLLDGAGTYVVGTLALAGAVALLRVQGLALFLEQIAIPALFTGGWLLGFALVRDGPHLLAAATLLLITLAVAAAVPQHWLRTLLGGAAAGLWAWTVGATWHHLHRSIDITILWGALHVALLTWVGLLVLQHRALGQQNRLAVALEPLACGWVVAVLCGLAQLSGMTFMLAGVLGGSGGLWEPGNHTTGSGASSLVSVNQVGSVALVLSAGWVAQRAWPALRQPQAAALLGVLAVLGFFMPTLGAALLALAITGTTQRWRQAAVAALAAAWMVGSFYYQLAWPLATKAMVLAGCGAVLGLLAWTALRPASRAPLPDHGADAGSATATAEATAPRIATWALVLGLACTLLVANGGIAQKEHTIAQGRKVFVPLAPVDPRSLMQGDYMRLNFQLPAERITYEELAWGQRPHAVGTLDERGVVQWLRIDLAEAPLQAGEMRFALTPRDGQWTLVTDAWYFREGDATRWEAAKFGEFRVEPDGKALLVGLADAQLRGIAP, from the coding sequence ATGAGCCAGACCGCGATGCCTCATACGGACAACGCCCAGGCAGACAACGATTTGCCTGGATCGCCGCTAGAAAAAATACTGCACAGCGCCCGAGCCCTCGGCCTGTTGCCCGCCAACGCGCAGCCCCCCGCAGACCCCGGCCGCCCCTGGCCCGTGGTGCTGCTGACCCTGCTGGGCGCATGGCTGGCAGCCCTGCCCGTGCTGGCGATTTTTGCGCTGTTTGCCGGCCGCTGGCTGCTGGACGGCGCGGGCACCTACGTGGTGGGCACGCTGGCCCTGGCGGGTGCCGTGGCGCTGCTGCGCGTACAGGGGCTGGCCCTGTTTCTGGAGCAGATCGCCATCCCGGCGCTGTTCACCGGCGGGTGGCTGCTGGGCTTTGCCCTGGTGCGCGATGGGCCTCACTTGCTGGCCGCTGCCACGCTGCTGCTGATCACGCTGGCCGTGGCCGCAGCCGTGCCCCAACACTGGCTGCGCACCCTGCTGGGGGGCGCGGCTGCAGGCCTGTGGGCCTGGACAGTGGGCGCCACTTGGCACCACCTGCACCGCAGCATCGACATCACCATCCTATGGGGGGCCCTGCATGTGGCGCTGCTCACCTGGGTGGGCCTGCTGGTGCTGCAACACCGGGCGCTGGGCCAGCAAAACCGGCTGGCCGTGGCACTGGAGCCCCTGGCCTGCGGCTGGGTGGTGGCGGTGCTGTGCGGGCTGGCCCAACTGTCGGGCATGACGTTCATGCTGGCGGGCGTGCTGGGCGGCAGCGGTGGGCTGTGGGAGCCTGGCAACCACACCACGGGGTCGGGAGCCTCGTCGCTGGTATCCGTGAACCAGGTGGGCTCTGTCGCGCTGGTGCTGTCAGCAGGCTGGGTGGCGCAGCGGGCCTGGCCTGCGCTGCGCCAGCCCCAGGCGGCCGCGCTGCTGGGGGTGCTGGCCGTGCTGGGCTTTTTCATGCCCACGCTGGGGGCCGCCCTGCTGGCGCTGGCCATCACCGGCACCACGCAGCGCTGGCGCCAGGCCGCTGTGGCCGCGCTGGCTGCGGCGTGGATGGTGGGCAGCTTCTACTACCAACTGGCCTGGCCCCTGGCCACCAAGGCCATGGTGCTGGCGGGCTGCGGCGCCGTGCTGGGGCTGCTGGCCTGGACGGCACTGCGCCCCGCGTCGCGCGCGCCGCTGCCAGACCACGGCGCGGACGCGGGCTCGGCCACAGCCACCGCCGAAGCCACCGCACCGCGCATCGCCACCTGGGCCCTGGTGCTGGGCCTGGCCTGCACGCTGCTGGTGGCCAATGGGGGCATTGCGCAAAAGGAACACACCATTGCCCAGGGCCGCAAGGTGTTTGTGCCCCTGGCCCCGGTGGACCCACGCTCGCTGATGCAGGGCGACTACATGCGGCTGAACTTCCAGCTGCCTGCAGAGCGCATCACTTACGAGGAACTGGCCTGGGGCCAGCGCCCCCACGCCGTGGGCACGCTGGACGAGCGCGGCGTGGTGCAGTGGCTGCGCATCGACTTGGCCGAAGCACCGCTGCAGGCCGGGGAGATGCGCTTTGCCCTGACCCCACGCGACGGGCAGTGGACGCTGGTGACCGATGCCTGGTACTTCCGTGAGGGCGATGCGACCCGGTGGGAAGCAGCGAAGTTTGGAGAGTTTCGCGTAGAGCCCGATGGCAAGGCCCTGCTGGTGGGCTTGGCGGATGCGCAGTTGCGCGGCATTGCCCCCTGA
- a CDS encoding YihY family inner membrane protein encodes MRLTLQTVAQRIEVLLEDLSKFPWRTTAQTLRERFREDQLGLTASSLTFTTVLALVPFLAVALAVFTAFPIFGKLQGVVQKWLIESLVPDSISRQVLGYLTQFAAKASGLGALGFSILLGTALMLILTIDRTLNNIWRVRRLRPLGQRVLIYWAAITLGPLLLGGSLALTSYVMSASSGLVRTLPDGVALLVDSIQFLILAAGMAGLYHYVPNTPVKWQHAWVGGLFVAVCMELAKKVLAAYLAKVPTYSVVYGAFATLPILLVWIYVAWVIVLLGAVVTAYLPSLLAGVARRGTVAGWGFQLAVEVLQELHRARQLPSKGLRAAQLAELLRVDALQLEPVLETLTSLDWIAQVSDAVAGPSDAPELRYVLLADPERTALEPLVQRLLLDQTVRLAPLWDAAGFARLRLQDLLSIK; translated from the coding sequence ATGCGATTGACCTTGCAGACAGTGGCCCAGCGCATTGAGGTGCTGTTGGAAGATCTGTCGAAATTTCCTTGGCGCACCACGGCGCAGACGCTGCGCGAGCGCTTTCGCGAGGACCAGTTGGGCCTGACGGCCAGCAGCCTCACCTTCACCACCGTGCTGGCGCTGGTGCCGTTTTTGGCGGTGGCACTGGCCGTGTTCACGGCCTTTCCCATCTTTGGCAAGCTGCAGGGCGTGGTGCAAAAGTGGCTGATCGAGAGCCTGGTGCCCGACAGCATCTCGCGCCAGGTGCTGGGCTACCTCACCCAGTTTGCAGCCAAGGCCAGCGGGCTGGGGGCCCTGGGCTTCAGCATCTTGCTGGGCACGGCGCTCATGCTGATCCTCACCATCGACCGCACGCTCAACAACATCTGGCGTGTGCGGCGGCTGCGTCCGCTGGGCCAGCGGGTGCTGATTTACTGGGCGGCCATCACGCTGGGGCCTTTGCTGCTGGGCGGCAGCCTGGCGCTGACGTCGTACGTGATGTCTGCATCCAGCGGGCTGGTGCGCACGCTGCCCGATGGGGTGGCACTGCTGGTGGACTCGATCCAGTTCTTGATATTGGCCGCTGGCATGGCGGGGCTGTACCACTATGTGCCCAACACGCCGGTGAAGTGGCAGCACGCCTGGGTGGGCGGCTTGTTTGTGGCGGTGTGCATGGAGCTGGCCAAGAAGGTGCTGGCCGCCTACCTGGCCAAGGTGCCGACCTATTCGGTGGTGTACGGCGCGTTTGCCACGCTGCCGATCTTGCTGGTGTGGATTTACGTGGCCTGGGTCATCGTGCTGCTGGGGGCCGTGGTCACCGCGTATTTGCCCAGCCTGCTGGCAGGCGTGGCGCGGCGCGGCACGGTAGCGGGCTGGGGGTTTCAGCTGGCGGTAGAGGTGCTGCAAGAGCTGCACCGCGCACGGCAGTTGCCCAGCAAAGGCCTGCGGGCAGCGCAATTGGCTGAGCTGCTGCGGGTGGATGCGTTGCAGCTGGAGCCGGTGCTGGAGACCTTGACGTCGCTGGACTGGATTGCCCAGGTGAGCGATGCGGTGGCAGGCCCGTCTGACGCGCCTGAGCTGCGCTACGTGCTGCTGGCCGACCCCGAACGCACCGCGCTGGAGCCGCTGGTACAACGCCTGCTGCTGGACCAGACCGTGCGGCTGGCCCCCCTGTGGGATGCGGCTGGGTTTGCGCGGCTGCGGTTGCAGGATTTGCTATCAATTAAATAG
- a CDS encoding DUF2069 domain-containing protein, giving the protein MTDTAHPAPLQAAPPEVAATRWVATASLIALIALCVAWELVLAPLRPGGTWLAIKALPLCIPLAGILKNRMYTYRWVSLVIWLYFTEGVVRAWSDKAPSNWLALAEVALCLVLFTACTLHVRLRQRNARALAATQESDSHTDPHTAQADSASASTAPTEPLARKD; this is encoded by the coding sequence ATGACCGACACCGCCCACCCCGCCCCGCTCCAAGCCGCCCCCCCCGAAGTGGCGGCCACCCGCTGGGTGGCCACCGCCAGCCTCATCGCTCTGATTGCGCTGTGCGTGGCCTGGGAGCTGGTGCTGGCACCGCTGCGCCCGGGCGGCACCTGGCTGGCCATCAAGGCGCTGCCGCTGTGCATCCCGCTGGCAGGCATTCTCAAAAACCGCATGTACACCTACCGCTGGGTCAGCCTGGTGATCTGGCTGTACTTCACCGAAGGCGTGGTGCGCGCCTGGAGCGACAAGGCCCCCAGCAACTGGCTGGCGCTGGCCGAAGTGGCGCTGTGCCTGGTGCTGTTTACCGCCTGCACGCTGCATGTGCGGCTGCGCCAGCGCAATGCGCGTGCGCTGGCCGCCACGCAAGAATCCGACAGCCACACCGACCCTCACACCGCGCAAGCCGATTCCGCCAGCGCATCCACTGCACCTACCGAACCTCTCGCGCGAAAGGACTGA
- a CDS encoding FAD-binding oxidoreductase yields the protein MTPLLDTLRSIVGDAHVLTEGDLTAWEQDWRRRVRGKALAVVRPANTPEVAAVVKACAAAGTAIVPQGGNTGLAVGSTPDESGTQIVLSLTRMNAVRNVDTANLTMTVEAGCILQNLQEVARNAGLLFPLSLAAEGSCTIGGNLGTNAGGTQVVRYGNTRDLCLGLEVVTAQGEVWSGLKGLRKDNTGYDLRDLFIGSEGTLGIITAASMKLYPQPAAKLTAWAAVPSIEHAVQLLGMAHKQLGAGLTGFEVMGQFALSLVGKHMPQLRVPFLGQDDAPWCVLLENSDSESEEHARGRFESLLESAFEAGCVTDAVVAENLTQAHQLWHIRESIPLAQAEEGLNIKNDISIPISRIPAFVAHTDALLQSQIPGVRLVNFGHLGDGNLHYNVQAPAEGDAKAFLRDYETQVNHLVYEAVAEFGGSFSAEHGIGALKADKLEKYQSPVALGMMRAIKNALDPQGIMNPGRVLKA from the coding sequence ATGACCCCGCTGCTCGATACCCTGCGCTCCATCGTGGGCGATGCCCATGTGCTGACCGAGGGCGACCTCACCGCCTGGGAACAAGACTGGCGCCGCCGCGTGCGCGGCAAGGCCCTGGCCGTGGTGCGCCCTGCCAACACGCCTGAAGTAGCAGCCGTGGTCAAGGCCTGCGCTGCGGCAGGCACCGCCATCGTTCCACAAGGCGGCAACACCGGGCTGGCCGTGGGCTCCACGCCCGATGAATCGGGCACGCAGATCGTGCTGAGCCTGACGCGCATGAACGCCGTGCGCAATGTCGACACCGCCAACCTCACCATGACGGTGGAGGCGGGCTGCATCCTGCAAAACCTGCAAGAGGTGGCGCGCAATGCGGGCCTGCTGTTCCCCCTGTCGCTGGCGGCCGAGGGCAGCTGCACCATTGGCGGCAACCTGGGCACCAACGCGGGCGGCACGCAGGTGGTGCGCTATGGCAACACGCGCGACCTGTGCCTGGGGCTGGAAGTGGTCACCGCGCAGGGCGAGGTGTGGAGCGGCCTCAAGGGTCTGCGCAAGGACAACACCGGCTACGACCTGCGCGACCTGTTCATCGGCAGCGAAGGCACGCTGGGCATCATCACCGCCGCCAGCATGAAGCTCTACCCCCAGCCTGCCGCCAAGCTCACCGCCTGGGCCGCCGTGCCCTCCATCGAGCACGCCGTGCAGCTGCTGGGCATGGCCCACAAGCAGCTGGGCGCGGGCCTGACGGGCTTTGAGGTGATGGGCCAGTTTGCACTGAGCCTGGTGGGCAAGCACATGCCGCAGCTGCGCGTGCCCTTCCTCGGTCAAGACGATGCCCCCTGGTGCGTGCTGCTCGAAAACTCTGACAGCGAATCTGAAGAACACGCCCGCGGGCGGTTTGAATCGCTGCTGGAATCCGCCTTTGAAGCCGGCTGCGTGACCGACGCCGTGGTGGCCGAGAACCTCACCCAGGCACACCAGCTCTGGCACATCCGCGAGAGCATTCCGCTGGCCCAGGCCGAAGAAGGCCTGAACATCAAGAACGACATCTCCATCCCCATCTCGCGCATCCCCGCGTTTGTGGCCCACACCGATGCGCTGCTGCAAAGCCAGATTCCTGGCGTGCGCCTGGTCAACTTTGGCCACCTGGGCGACGGCAACCTGCACTACAACGTGCAGGCCCCGGCCGAGGGCGATGCCAAGGCCTTCCTGCGCGATTACGAGACGCAGGTCAACCACCTGGTCTACGAAGCCGTGGCCGAGTTCGGCGGCTCGTTCTCTGCCGAGCACGGCATCGGCGCGCTGAAGGCCGACAAGCTGGAGAAGTACCAGTCGCCCGTGGCGCTGGGCATGATGCGCGCCATCAAGAACGCGCTGGACCCGCAGGGCATCATGAACCCGGGGCGGGTGCTGAAGGCCTGA